A single window of Prionailurus viverrinus isolate Anna chromosome F1, UM_Priviv_1.0, whole genome shotgun sequence DNA harbors:
- the UBE2Q1 gene encoding ubiquitin-conjugating enzyme E2 Q1 yields the protein MQQPQPQGQQQPGPGQQLGGQGAAPGAGGGPGGGPGPGPCLRRELKLLESIFHRGHERFRIASACLDELSCEFLLAGAGGAGAGAAPGPHLPPRGSVPGDPVRIHCNITESYPAVPPIWSVESDDPNLAAVLERLVDIKKGNTLLLQHLKKIISDLCKLYNLPQHPDVEMLDQPLPAEQCTQEDVSSEDEDEEMPEDTEDLDHYEMKEEEPAEGKKPEDDGIGKENLAILEKIKKNQRQDYLNGAVSGSVQATDRLMKELRDIYRSQSFKGGNYAVELVNDSLYDWNVKLLKVDQDSALHNDLQILKEKEGADFILLNFSFKDNFPFDPPFVRVVSPVLSGGYVLGGGAICMELLTKQGWSSAYSIESVIMQISATLVKGKARVQFGANKSQYSLTRAQQSYKSLVQIHEKNGWYTPPKEDG from the exons ATGCAGCAGCCGCAGCCGCAGGGGCAGCAGCAGCCGGGGCCGGGGCAGCAGCTGGGGGGCCAGGGGGCggcgccgggggccgggggcggccCGGGGGGGGGCCCGGGGCCGGGGCCCTGCCTGAGGCGGGAGCTGAAGCTGCTCGAGTCCATCTTCCACCGCGGCCACGAGCGCTTCCGCATTGCCAGCGCCTGCCTGGACGAGCTGAGCTGCGAGTTCCTGCTGGCCGGGGCCggaggggccggggcgggggccgcGCCCGGACCGCATCTGCCCCCGCGGGGGTCGGTGCCCGGGGATCCCGTCCGCATCCACTGCAACATCACG GAGTCCTACCCTGCTGTGCCCCCCATCTGGTCAGTGGAGTCTGATGACCCAAACTTGGCCGCTGTCTTGGAGAGGCTGGTGGACATAAAGAAAGGGAATACTCTG CTCCTGCAGCATCTGAAGAAGATCATCTCCGACCTGTGTAAGCTGTACAACCTCCCTCAGCACCCAGATGTGGAGATGCTGGACCAGCCCCTGCCGGCCGAGCAG TGCACCCAGGAGGACGTGTCTTCGGAAGACGAAGACGAGGAGATGCCTGAG GACACGGAAGACCTAGACCACTATGAGATGAAAGAGGAGGAGCCGGCTGAGGGCAAGAAACCCGAAGACGACGGCATCGGAAAGGAAAACTTGGCCATACTAGAGAAGATCAAAAAGAACCAGAGGCAAGATTACCTGAAC GGGGCGGTGTCTGGCTCGGTGCAGGCCACTGACCGGCTGATGAAGGAGCTCAGGGATATCTACCGGTCACAGAGTTTCAAAGGCG GAAACTATGCAGTTGAACTCGTGAATGACAGTCTGTACGATTGGAACGTCAAACTCCTCAA AGTCGACCAGGACAGCGCTTTGCACAATGATCTCCAgatcctcaaagagaaagaaggagccGACTTCATTCTCCTTaacttttctttcaaa gACAACTTCCCCTTTGACCCGCCATTTGTCAGGGTCGTGTCCCCGGTCCTCTCCGGAGG GTACGTTCTGGGCGGAGGCGCCATCTGCATGGAACTTCTCACCAAGCAG GGCTGGAGCAGCGCCTACTCCATAGAGTCTGTGATCATGCAGATCAGTGCCACGCTGGTGAAGGGCAAGGCGCGGGTGCAGTTCGGAGCCAACAAA TCCCAGTACAGTCTGACGAGAGCACAGCAGTCCTACAAGTCCCTGGTGCAGATCCACGAGAAGAACG GCTGGTACACACCCCCGAAGGAAGATGGCTAA